The proteins below come from a single Rickettsiales bacterium genomic window:
- the gatC gene encoding Asp-tRNA(Asn)/Glu-tRNA(Gln) amidotransferase subunit GatC, which translates to MSIDTKTVAKIAKLAHIEVSDAEKAHFAKELSGIMNWIEQLNEVNTDNVPPLASVSDTKLPWRKDEITDGHKRADIIANAPASEYGCFLVPKVINDE; encoded by the coding sequence ATGTCCATTGATACCAAAACGGTCGCGAAGATCGCGAAGCTTGCGCATATCGAGGTGAGCGACGCGGAAAAGGCGCATTTTGCCAAGGAGCTCTCCGGCATCATGAACTGGATCGAGCAGCTTAACGAAGTCAACACCGACAATGTGCCGCCGCTCGCCAGTGTATCCGATACCAAATTGCCCTGGCGCAAGGACGAAATCACCGATGGCCATAAACGCGCCGATATTATTGCCAATGCGCCTGCGAGCGAATATGGCTGTTTCCTCGTTCCGAAGGTAATCAACGATGAGTGA
- a CDS encoding SDR family oxidoreductase yields the protein MKEERAQQTVLITGAAVRVGREIALALASDGWNVAIHYHKSKTQAEELAKLIRDKGRTAFTVQADLCNPEQVANIFPALAKQGASVDCLINNASVFEKDNLTGLTPESWKLHMDVNLFAPLQLTRDFAAQYSGSSGNVINLTDGLVGWSVSSGFLSYALSKSGLAEATRMLSRELAPRIRINAIALGPTLEGKQDKPDTYAKLRKIIPLARTSSPQEVCDTVRYILGAPSFTGQVISLAGGM from the coding sequence GTGAAGGAGGAAAGGGCTCAGCAGACAGTGCTGATTACGGGCGCGGCAGTGCGCGTGGGCCGGGAAATAGCGCTGGCGCTCGCTTCGGATGGTTGGAACGTGGCGATCCATTATCACAAATCGAAGACGCAGGCCGAGGAACTGGCAAAGCTTATACGCGATAAGGGGCGTACGGCTTTCACCGTGCAGGCGGATTTATGTAACCCCGAGCAGGTAGCCAATATATTTCCGGCGCTTGCAAAGCAAGGTGCTTCTGTTGATTGCCTGATCAATAACGCTTCCGTGTTCGAGAAGGATAACCTCACTGGGCTAACCCCCGAAAGCTGGAAGCTCCATATGGATGTGAATCTGTTCGCGCCGCTCCAGTTGACACGCGACTTTGCAGCCCAGTATTCCGGCAGCAGCGGCAATGTGATCAACCTCACGGACGGACTCGTGGGCTGGAGCGTTTCTTCCGGGTTTCTTTCCTATGCGCTCAGCAAATCGGGACTTGCCGAAGCAACGCGTATGCTCTCGCGTGAACTTGCGCCGCGCATCCGCATCAACGCGATTGCGCTCGGGCCGACGCTGGAGGGCAAGCAGGACAAACCCGATACCTATGCGAAACTGCGCAAGATCATCCCGCTCGCCCGCACCAGCAGCCCGCAGGAAGTATGCGATACGGTGCGGTATATTCTGGGTGCGCCTTCGTTTACAGGGCAGGTAATTTCGCTCGCGGGTGGGATGTAG
- a CDS encoding HAD family hydrolase has translation MAITTMNNLPIPRAIIFDWDNTLVDTWPTIQEALNKTFAHMGYEPWDMETVKQRVARSMRDSFPDIFGENWQDAATYYQNSFRAIHLERLTALPGAADILAYLSGKPVYLAIASNKKGPNLRIETAHIGWDKYFGNIVGADDTPKDKPAPEPVHAALKDSGIVPGRDVWFIGDSPIDMECAHRSGCTPVFYGELPQKPLAYPFSKHVENHAQLQELLDSLLK, from the coding sequence ATGGCAATAACGACGATGAACAACCTCCCCATTCCCCGCGCTATCATCTTCGATTGGGACAACACACTTGTCGATACCTGGCCGACCATACAGGAAGCGCTGAACAAGACTTTCGCGCATATGGGCTATGAGCCCTGGGATATGGAAACCGTAAAACAGCGCGTGGCGCGTTCCATGCGCGATTCGTTCCCGGATATTTTCGGCGAAAACTGGCAGGACGCAGCGACTTATTACCAGAACAGCTTCCGCGCCATCCATCTGGAACGGCTGACGGCACTACCCGGCGCTGCCGATATACTGGCGTATTTAAGCGGCAAACCGGTCTACCTCGCGATCGCCAGCAACAAGAAAGGACCGAACCTGCGGATCGAAACGGCACATATCGGCTGGGACAAGTATTTCGGCAATATTGTCGGCGCGGATGACACACCGAAAGACAAACCCGCACCGGAACCTGTGCATGCGGCGCTCAAAGACAGCGGCATCGTCCCGGGACGGGACGTGTGGTTCATAGGCGACAGCCCTATTGACATGGAGTGCGCCCACAGGAGCGGCTGTACGCCAGTATTTTATGGCGAACTGCCCCAAAAACCGCTAGCCTATCCATTCAGCAAACATGTCGAAAACCATGCCCAGTTGCAGGAGTTACTGGACAGTCTATTGAAATAA
- a CDS encoding monovalent cation:proton antiporter-2 (CPA2) family protein gives MPPETEHLPIVIILLAAAVLAVSLFRKLRISPVLGYLAAGCIIGPGGIRIIPDIEGTSAIAELGVVFLLFMIGLELSWERLKTISKQAFLLGALQIVVTTSVIALALNLWGLKTETAIIIGSGLAMSSTAMVMQLLTEYNRKASQLGRVALAVLLVQDLAVVPLLVLVPALAQGHSSVTLELLIVAAKAAVALAAIFVLGRILLRPLYRLIASLDHGEIFTALTLLVVLGTGWLTYRAGLSLALGAFIAGLLMAETEYRHQVEADVMPYKGLLLGLFFMSVGMSADLEIIWKHLPFILGAAIALIAVKALLIMGASRLLGFGTATSIQAGCLLAQGGEFSFILFRIAAETKFMTSATAEILTLIVITSMALTPLSAWIGKLLSSKAERQRKRKAEDATSEMADIRDHVVILGFGRVGQTIAKLLSAENINYIAIDMQISTVAKAKKIGLPVYYGDGSRREVLQAIGAERASAAIVTYKSAAFAEKAVHGIRSVNARLPIIARAVDVNAIVSLEAAGANVAISEMFETSLQLGGALLKSIGISEQEISRIVTIFRDRDYALAQGAIDVNVANTQTPYNKMLAFQNAVISGAPVKEE, from the coding sequence ATGCCGCCGGAAACCGAACATTTGCCCATAGTCATCATACTGCTGGCCGCTGCCGTGCTGGCGGTCTCGCTGTTTCGCAAGCTGCGCATCAGCCCGGTGCTGGGCTATCTGGCGGCAGGCTGCATCATCGGCCCCGGTGGCATCCGCATCATTCCCGACATCGAAGGCACGAGTGCGATTGCGGAACTCGGCGTCGTGTTCCTGCTGTTCATGATCGGGTTGGAACTCTCATGGGAACGCCTCAAAACTATCAGCAAGCAGGCCTTCCTGCTCGGGGCATTGCAGATCGTTGTCACGACTTCCGTAATCGCCCTGGCGCTGAACCTCTGGGGATTGAAAACAGAAACCGCGATCATCATCGGCAGCGGGCTTGCCATGTCTTCCACTGCTATGGTCATGCAGCTGCTGACCGAATATAACCGCAAGGCCTCACAGCTTGGGCGCGTCGCGCTGGCCGTGCTGCTGGTGCAGGATCTGGCCGTCGTTCCCCTGCTCGTACTCGTGCCGGCACTCGCACAGGGCCATAGTTCGGTTACACTGGAACTGCTGATCGTTGCTGCAAAAGCCGCCGTGGCGCTTGCAGCGATTTTTGTGCTTGGCCGCATTCTGCTGCGCCCGCTTTACCGTCTCATCGCTTCGCTGGACCATGGTGAAATCTTCACCGCACTCACCTTGCTGGTCGTACTGGGCACAGGCTGGCTGACCTACCGCGCCGGGCTTTCGCTTGCGCTCGGCGCATTCATCGCCGGGCTGCTGATGGCCGAAACCGAATACCGTCATCAGGTAGAAGCCGACGTAATGCCCTATAAAGGATTATTACTCGGGTTGTTCTTCATGTCGGTCGGTATGTCGGCCGATCTGGAAATTATCTGGAAGCATCTGCCTTTCATCCTGGGAGCTGCAATTGCGCTCATCGCTGTTAAAGCCTTGTTGATTATGGGCGCAAGCCGTCTGCTCGGCTTCGGCACAGCCACCTCCATTCAGGCAGGCTGCCTGCTTGCACAGGGCGGCGAATTCAGCTTCATCCTGTTCAGGATCGCCGCAGAAACCAAATTCATGACAAGCGCCACGGCTGAAATCCTCACGCTGATTGTCATCACTTCAATGGCGCTAACGCCGCTCTCAGCATGGATCGGCAAACTCCTTTCCAGCAAGGCGGAACGCCAGCGCAAACGCAAGGCGGAAGATGCCACATCCGAAATGGCTGATATACGCGACCACGTTGTCATTCTCGGGTTCGGGCGTGTCGGTCAGACAATTGCGAAACTGCTCTCAGCCGAAAACATCAACTACATCGCGATCGACATGCAGATCAGTACCGTCGCCAAAGCCAAGAAGATCGGCCTGCCCGTTTATTACGGCGACGGCTCACGCCGCGAAGTGCTGCAGGCCATCGGCGCAGAACGCGCAAGCGCCGCCATTGTAACTTATAAATCTGCTGCCTTCGCGGAGAAAGCTGTGCATGGCATCCGCAGCGTCAATGCAAGACTTCCGATCATCGCACGCGCAGTCGATGTTAATGCGATCGTCTCTCTGGAAGCCGCGGGCGCAAACGTGGCAATTTCCGAAATGTTTGAAACCAGCCTGCAGTTGGGCGGCGCACTGCTCAAATCCATCGGTATTTCCGAACAGGAAATTTCGCGCATCGTAACCATCTTCCGTGACCGCGACTATGCGCTGGCACAGGGAGCGATCGACGTGAACGTTGCAAATACCCAGACACCGTATAATAAGATGCTGGCGTTTCAGAACGCGGTCATCAGCGGCGCGCCGGTAAAAGAAGAATGA
- the tsaB gene encoding tRNA (adenosine(37)-N6)-threonylcarbamoyltransferase complex dimerization subunit type 1 TsaB, whose translation MTAPLQILAIDTSLGTCSVALWQGDKVTHSQQEEKTGTQSRRLIPMIEELLKAGNTFYQELDALACTIGPGGFTGIRVGLTTARALRLATGKPLIGLTTLEVMAHASDMQGDMLSIIDAYRGQFYVQRFRRTDSLRPLSDALLVEEKMISALAHGAKKITTPPDAAGLASLATAKWLAGERTFPDAPLYIREPDAKLPAAK comes from the coding sequence ATGACCGCACCGCTTCAGATTCTCGCTATCGATACCTCGCTCGGAACCTGCTCCGTAGCATTATGGCAAGGCGATAAAGTCACACATAGCCAGCAGGAGGAAAAAACCGGAACGCAGTCACGTCGCTTGATTCCGATGATTGAAGAACTGCTGAAAGCAGGAAACACATTCTATCAGGAACTCGACGCCCTCGCCTGCACCATCGGCCCGGGCGGCTTCACCGGCATCCGCGTAGGCCTCACTACCGCACGCGCATTGCGCCTCGCCACCGGAAAACCGCTCATCGGTCTTACCACGCTGGAAGTCATGGCCCATGCTAGCGACATGCAGGGCGACATGCTTTCCATTATCGACGCCTATCGCGGCCAGTTCTACGTCCAGCGTTTCCGCCGCACGGACAGCCTGCGCCCACTCTCGGACGCTCTGCTGGTAGAGGAAAAAATGATCTCCGCCCTCGCACACGGCGCCAAGAAAATAACCACTCCGCCGGATGCCGCTGGTCTTGCCTCCCTCGCCACGGCTAAATGGCTCGCGGGCGAACGCACCTTCCCCGACGCCCCGCTCTACATCCGCGAACCGGATGCAAAACTGCCTGCGGCTAAATAA
- the ruvX gene encoding Holliday junction resolvase RuvX, with the protein MLLSAPAELNQTKGRLLGLDVGEKTIGIALSDISRMIATPYKTISRGKFSKDAAEITTIVKEQGVSAFVIGYPINMDGSEGPRCQSIRQFARNLAEKTSLPMLLSDERMSTMAVTRTMLDADLSRARRAELVDKMAASYILQNVLDILSNL; encoded by the coding sequence ATGCTGCTTTCCGCCCCCGCCGAACTGAACCAGACCAAAGGCCGCCTGCTCGGCCTCGATGTCGGCGAAAAGACCATCGGCATTGCGCTTAGCGATATCAGCCGCATGATCGCCACGCCTTATAAAACCATCTCACGCGGCAAATTCAGCAAGGACGCAGCAGAAATCACTACCATCGTGAAAGAACAGGGCGTAAGCGCGTTTGTCATTGGCTACCCTATTAATATGGACGGCTCTGAAGGCCCGCGCTGTCAGTCTATCCGCCAGTTTGCCCGCAATCTGGCCGAGAAAACCTCGCTGCCCATGCTGCTTTCCGACGAACGCATGAGCACGATGGCCGTCACGCGCACCATGCTGGATGCGGATCTTTCCCGCGCCCGTCGTGCGGAACTGGTTGACAAAATGGCCGCAAGCTACATTCTACAAAATGTTTTGGATATTTTAAGCAATCTATAG
- a CDS encoding D-amino-acid transaminase, with amino-acid sequence MTNIAYVNGRYVPLQEAQVSIEDRGYQFADGVYEVIAFYNRRLLDEKLHMQRLTRSLKELRIAAPMSDAAFRLVIRELIERNNREHGTLYVQITRGTARRDHTFPKHARPNLVMAVTGPKMPKAKDVDKGISVITLPDIRWERRDIKSISLLPNILAKQSAMEAGAKEAWLYDGKGVINEGSSSNNAIVTAKGEIMTSPTSNLILGGITRAVLLDIARKNGFKVVEKSFSVKQAKEAKEAFMLSTTSNVLPVTSIDGVKVGNGKPGATTLKLLALYHEHIYRETGYQWQ; translated from the coding sequence ATGACGAATATAGCTTACGTGAATGGCCGCTACGTGCCGCTGCAGGAAGCGCAAGTCTCCATAGAAGATCGCGGATACCAGTTCGCCGACGGCGTTTACGAAGTAATCGCATTTTACAATCGCCGCCTGCTGGATGAGAAACTCCATATGCAGCGCCTCACCCGCTCGCTGAAAGAATTGCGCATTGCCGCCCCCATGAGCGATGCCGCGTTCCGCCTCGTCATACGCGAATTGATTGAACGCAATAACCGCGAACACGGTACGCTGTATGTGCAGATTACGCGCGGTACAGCACGGCGCGATCACACATTCCCGAAGCATGCCCGCCCGAATCTCGTCATGGCAGTAACCGGTCCCAAAATGCCGAAAGCCAAAGATGTGGATAAAGGCATCAGCGTCATTACGCTGCCGGATATACGCTGGGAACGGCGCGACATTAAATCCATCTCGCTGCTGCCCAATATCCTGGCCAAGCAAAGCGCCATGGAAGCAGGCGCAAAAGAAGCGTGGCTTTATGACGGCAAAGGTGTCATCAACGAAGGCTCTTCTTCCAACAATGCCATCGTGACCGCTAAAGGCGAGATCATGACCAGCCCGACGAGCAATCTGATCCTCGGTGGCATCACGCGCGCAGTGCTGCTCGACATTGCTCGCAAGAACGGTTTCAAGGTTGTGGAAAAATCCTTCAGCGTCAAACAGGCGAAGGAAGCCAAAGAAGCTTTCATGCTGAGCACCACTTCCAACGTTCTGCCTGTCACCAGCATTGACGGAGTCAAAGTCGGCAACGGCAAGCCGGGCGCAACGACGCTTAAATTGCTGGCGCTCTATCACGAACATATTTACCGCGAAACAGGATACCAATGGCAATAA
- the dprA gene encoding DNA-processing protein DprA, producing MTSAQSWKNMRKFLQKESLVDVLRLIRSENVGPVTFFNLVNQFGSAKAALEAIPDLASRGGKRTPALYYTKQDAEREIDQVEKLGGRMLCFGDEDYPELLLTTYDPPPVLTMLGSPHLWKSKRTLAIVGSRNASATGYQFAKKLGSDAGSRSLTVVSGLARGIDTAAHTGSLASGTVAVMASGINHIYPPENKPLYEQMAKQGAIITEQPFGMAPHARSFPGRNRIISGMSLGTVIVEASLKSGSLITARFALEQGRDVFAVPGSPLDPRCKGTNGLIKQGAMVCESIDDVMQGLSAMPDMLREQGAPDFASEQQGNRPDDAELAEARKLVSAKLGYAPVCVDEILIQCQIKPNMLSLILLELELAGKLQRHSGHKVSLVPDIAAQAALEIA from the coding sequence ATGACTTCCGCGCAATCCTGGAAAAACATGCGTAAATTCCTGCAGAAGGAATCGCTTGTGGATGTGCTGCGCCTGATCCGCAGCGAAAATGTCGGCCCTGTCACCTTTTTCAATCTCGTGAACCAGTTCGGCTCGGCAAAAGCCGCTCTTGAAGCCATTCCCGATCTTGCCTCGCGCGGCGGCAAGCGCACACCAGCCTTGTACTACACAAAGCAAGATGCAGAGCGCGAAATTGATCAGGTGGAAAAGCTCGGCGGCAGAATGCTGTGCTTCGGCGATGAAGATTATCCCGAACTTCTTCTCACTACTTACGATCCGCCGCCCGTGCTCACCATGCTCGGCTCACCACACTTATGGAAAAGCAAACGCACTCTGGCCATCGTCGGCTCACGCAACGCCTCCGCCACGGGGTATCAGTTCGCAAAGAAACTGGGAAGCGACGCAGGCAGCCGCAGTCTCACCGTGGTTTCCGGCTTAGCCCGCGGCATCGACACCGCCGCACACACAGGCTCGCTCGCAAGCGGTACGGTCGCCGTGATGGCCAGTGGCATCAACCATATCTACCCGCCGGAAAACAAACCGCTTTACGAACAGATGGCAAAGCAAGGCGCTATCATTACCGAACAGCCTTTCGGCATGGCGCCACATGCGCGCAGTTTCCCGGGTCGCAACCGCATTATTTCGGGCATGTCGCTCGGCACCGTCATCGTGGAAGCGTCGCTGAAATCCGGCTCGCTCATCACAGCCCGCTTTGCGCTCGAACAGGGGCGTGATGTCTTCGCCGTTCCCGGTTCTCCGCTCGACCCGCGCTGCAAAGGCACAAACGGCCTGATCAAACAAGGCGCAATGGTCTGCGAATCGATTGACGATGTCATGCAGGGCCTTTCCGCCATGCCGGACATGCTGCGTGAGCAAGGGGCGCCGGACTTCGCAAGCGAACAGCAAGGCAACCGCCCGGACGATGCCGAACTCGCCGAAGCCCGCAAACTCGTCAGTGCGAAACTCGGCTACGCACCTGTCTGCGTCGATGAAATCCTCATACAGTGCCAGATTAAACCGAACATGCTGTCACTCATCCTGCTGGAACTGGAACTCGCTGGTAAGCTGCAGCGCCACTCCGGCCACAAAGTTTCGTTAGTACCGGACATCGCCGCGCAAGCCGCACTGGAAATCGCATGA
- the plsY gene encoding glycerol-3-phosphate 1-O-acyltransferase PlsY, with the protein MTILLAISFSLLPYLIGSIPFGLLLTRMAGHGDIRKIGSGNIGATNVMRTGNKKLAAATLLLDGLKGFFAVAIALHAVTHFAQGERASALIFLASICALMGHIFPVWLQFKGGKGVATAIGIAFALSPKLALAIMALWLGIFLQWRISSLSALSAFLIATLCSFLLAPGIAQLMAVITLIIFITHRQNIGRLMRGEEYVWSKKK; encoded by the coding sequence ATGACGATCTTACTCGCAATCAGCTTCTCCCTCCTTCCTTACCTGATCGGTTCAATCCCCTTCGGCCTCCTCCTGACCCGCATGGCCGGTCATGGAGATATCCGCAAGATTGGCTCCGGCAATATCGGCGCGACGAACGTCATGCGCACAGGCAACAAGAAACTCGCCGCAGCCACTTTACTGCTGGACGGGCTGAAAGGTTTTTTCGCTGTCGCTATCGCACTGCATGCCGTTACGCATTTTGCGCAAGGTGAACGCGCCTCAGCGCTTATTTTCTTGGCCAGCATCTGCGCCCTGATGGGCCATATTTTCCCGGTCTGGCTGCAGTTCAAGGGCGGCAAGGGCGTTGCTACCGCCATCGGCATCGCTTTCGCGCTCTCTCCGAAACTCGCGCTCGCCATTATGGCGCTCTGGCTTGGCATCTTTCTGCAATGGCGCATATCATCGCTCTCAGCGTTGTCGGCTTTCCTGATCGCGACACTCTGCTCCTTCCTTCTGGCGCCAGGCATTGCCCAGCTGATGGCCGTCATCACGCTGATCATCTTCATCACACACCGGCAGAATATCGGTCGTTTGATGCGCGGTGAAGAATATGTGTGGAGCAAAAAGAAATGA
- a CDS encoding winged helix DNA-binding protein: MKEVYLETILLIERLHRRFLDVIKTELDRLKIEEINNVQTLILYNINNEQITIGELTNRGYYLGSNVSYNVKDLVEKGFLIKERSPHDKRSTRVKLSEKGLALCEKIDELYKRHLEALKTGTPNLASLPEINTGLHQLEQFWTSYINNVFRGM, from the coding sequence GTGAAGGAAGTATATCTGGAAACCATCTTGCTCATCGAGCGTCTTCACCGTCGTTTTCTCGACGTGATCAAGACCGAGCTTGATCGGCTGAAGATTGAGGAAATCAACAACGTTCAGACGCTGATCCTCTACAACATCAATAACGAGCAGATCACCATCGGTGAATTGACCAACCGCGGCTATTACCTGGGTTCAAACGTCTCCTATAACGTGAAGGATCTCGTGGAAAAAGGTTTCCTGATCAAGGAACGTTCTCCGCATGACAAACGCTCCACCCGCGTGAAGCTGTCTGAGAAGGGTCTTGCGCTGTGCGAAAAGATCGACGAGCTTTATAAACGCCACCTCGAAGCGCTCAAAACCGGAACGCCGAATCTCGCTTCCCTGCCGGAAATCAACACCGGCCTGCATCAGCTGGAGCAATTCTGGACCAGCTACATCAATAATGTCTTCCGGGGAATGTAA